The genomic DNA GTTAGCTTTTCTCTTTTTAGCTGCAATTCTTCTACGTTTATTATCATTTCCAGAAATTAAACTACTTACTTCATCGCCACTGCTATACTCATATCTTTCGGTATTTTTAAATCTATACGCTATAGAGATTTCATGAGATGATCCAAAATCTGTTAAATCTCCAAAAGGTTTTTCAAAATTGTACTCAATAGCAATTTGTGGTGAAATATTAATACCAAGTCCGCCAGAAGCTCCATAAACTGTATTATAGCCAACTTGTGCCCAAATTCCTTTTGGAACTGTAAGCATTGCGATTCCAGAAATAATTGTTTCGTCTTTTCTGAATTCTGATTTTACTAATCCTGAAAACTTACTTTCATCAAAAAAACCGCGAGATGACAAATAACCAGTATACATTATATGTCCCTGAATGGCTTGCTCTGGATTGTTTTCTATAAGTGTAGATGAATTAAAATTATATGATACTATATTGTTTAATGATACTCCAAAATCGAAAAAACCAGTTCCATAATTAATTGCTGGATTTACGGTAAGTATAAAGTTTTCTGGAATATTTTCTAACGAAGGATCATTAAAATTAGTTACTACTTTACCATCATTTAATCCGCTTTTGTATGCACCAATATTTAAACCAAATGTAAGGTTACTGTCTCTTTCTAATCTTGCATTGTAAGCAAAATTTAATATACCTCCAAATGTTGTTAGTACACCATAATTTTGTTGAAAAACGCTTAAACCAGCACCTATGTTTTCTCCAAATCGACCTGAGTAACTAGCTAAATAGGTGAGTGGAGCATCTTCAAATTGTGTCCATTCTCTTTTATTTGATATGCTTATATATTTATTTTGTTCTCTAACAAAACTAAATGTTGGGTTTATGGTAAATCTATTAAAGGTTAGTGAGTTTCTTATGGGAATATTTAGAGCAACAACACCATCATCTACAACTTCTTCTTGAGAAATTAATAGTTGTATAGAACAAATACATAATACTAAAACGAGAAGTAGAGTTTTCATATTATTTTATAATTGTTATTGAACCTTTTTTAACTTCATTATCCTGTGTTGTTATTATATAATAAAACACTTGATTTACACTTGTTAGTTCTAAATCGTTTTCTGGCCAATTATTTAAATAGTCATTTGTTTGAAAAACTATTTTCCCACGATTGTCCATGATTAAAACTCGAGTATTTGTACCTGTTACATATTTTGTAGGTAAAGTCCAGGTATCATTTATTGTATCTCCGTTAGGACTAATTAAATTAGGGATTTTTTCTACATCAGGAAATGGATCGAAAGCTTCGTTAATTTCAAATGTAAATTCTCTAGAGCCTTCACAACCTGCAGTTTCGGTTATAATTACCGTGTAATTTCCAAAGTTTGATGCGTTAAAACTGTTTCCTGTTGCTTCTGGAATTAATGAATTATTTAAAAACCATTCGAATTGAGGATTGTTTGCTGTAGCAGTTATTATGACGTTTAGTGTTTGTTCTTCTTCAATTGTATTGGTTTCTTCTACATTAATTGAGGCTTCAAAAAGTTCGCTTATTAAATCTATTTCTCCAGAAACCGAGCATTCTCCTAAGTCTACTTGTACAGCGTATATTCCAGACTCTGTAGTTTCGTACATTTGACTTGTTGCCTCTGGTATACTTGTACCATTTTTAAACCATTGGTAACTATTACCATTTATTGTACTTAATACTGTTGGACCTTGATCTGGACAAAATGGATTGCTTAAACTAGATGAAATACCAGCATTAGTTTCTCCAGAAGTTACTTCGCTTATGGTTACTCTATTTGAAAATGAATTAGAAGTACATGAGCCATAATCTGTTTCTACAAAATATGTTCCTTCTTGATTTACAGAAAGCGTTGCTCCATTAGATACAAATACAGATGTGGTTGGACTTGTTTCTCTATACCAACTATATGTTAGAGATGGATAATTTAAAGGAGAATTGTTGTTACCTGTACCTGGGTTATCTATTGATAGTAAATAACTGCCTCCAGTACAATAGGCTCCAGTTGATACTAAATTATTTATAGTAAAAGGTGCATCTTGAAGTTTGTAGTATGCTGCAAAAGAAGCAGAACTCGAACTTGTAGCTACAGGTGCAGTACTTTTTATTCTAATTCTATAATTTTCTCCTCCTGTTGTTGTGGGTATTGAAAAATTTAAAGTTGCTGGAGATGTGGTTACACTTCCTGCAGTAGATGTATAAATTGTTGTAGCATTAGAAAAATCGCCGTTTTCATTAGATAATTCTATTAAAAATTGATTAGATGAATCTAGCCCATTTTCTGGTGAAAATACAAATGAAGTAGAGTAGTTGTTAAAATTTTCGCTCGCACATGCTTGTGAAAAACCTAAATTAGGAGCTCCAATTACTATTTGTGAGTTAGCTTTTTCTTGTGCTATAAGTATGAAAAAGCATAATAAGCAATATAGATGGTATTTTGTTTTTTTGATGTACATTTTGTTTATACTTTTCTATCCTATAGGCAATTATGTTGTTTTTTAGCGAAATATATTTTGGTTTTATTTAGTTAAGGGTAATAGATTGTTTAGTCGTCTCTTGAAGCGACAATTTGATTTATTCTTAATCTGAAATCTGGGTTTTTTTGATTGTTTGAATCAATAAAAGTTTCAGAGTCTGGTCCTTTTGAGTACACGTTGTTAAACGCTCTACTGCCATACCAATTTTCTAAATCTTCATTATTGCTTTTGTCTTTTACAAAAATGTTTCCGTTGCAATTATTAAAGTAAGTGCTAGAAAAAACTATTTTCTCTAAGTTGTTGCTGTTTATTTTTATTTTTTTATCTAGTATTACAGCAGGATTAAAGCCAGATATTACACTTCTGTCTATTTTAAATGTTGCAGTTTCTCCTATATAAATAGCTTCGTTTACTAAACCTACTTTAATGTCGTAGTCTAAATCTTTACTTATATTTAATAAAGTTAGATTCTCTGCATTAACAGTAGTTTGACATTTTGTAAGGTCTACATTTATTTTATCATCATGATTTAAAACATATAAACTTCTAGATGGACCTGAGCCAGAAACATATGGCGATTTAATTGCTAATGAGTTAATTAGGTTGCACTCTGATCCATAATTAATAACATAATCGTTTTTACTTGATTTATATGAAACAAATTTATCTAGTGTTAATGACCCGCCTAATATTTTATACGAGCTACCTTGACAATAGCTAACCATTACATTATTAAGTTTGGTTTCTCTACCAACACCGGCTAATGTTAATGCACTTAAGTAACCATGCTCTTTAGTTCTTTTTCCTGCATACTCAATTCTTACATAATTTAATACACCAGAATTACTATCTAAATTTTCACCACCATAGCTAATGTGTTTAGCATCTGTAGTTTCTAAACCATAAGCAATTTTAGAATTATTGTTTGTAAGATTAGTTTGTGCATCTCCAAGAATTATTAATCCACCCCAATCTCCAGGTTTTTTAACACTTCTATTTGATGTAAATACAATAGGATCTGTAACTTTTCCATTTGCAATAATTTTAGATCCATTAGAAATAGTTAAGGATCCTTTAGTATCAAAGTCTCCTAATATAACAGTTCCGGGTTCTATTGTTAAAGTTGTACTGTCTGTTACAAATACATCTCCTAATAATAAGTAAGTATCACTTTTATTTAATTTTGTGTCGTTTACTATATTACCTGTTAATATTTTAGTAGGTTTATTATAATCTACTTTATTAGGTCTAAATTCTGTCCAGGATTTTAACCAGTTTTCATAACCGGTAATTCCTTTTTCTTGTTGTGCAAAAAGTGAACTGCATATAATAAACAGAAGTAGGGCGAATAAATGGGTTTTTTTAGTCATGGTTAAAGTCTTTGTTATAGATTATTGGGGATAATATATAGATCAATTTTAATCAAAAATAGTATGAAATACAAATAATATCGATAAAATACAATATTTATGTTAATAGCAAAGTAATTTCTTACATTAGGTTTGTTTTTTAAGACCAATCATTACAAACAATTATTTATTTTTTTTAGTAATTTAAATTATTAGTCAACTTTAAAATCGTTATAGGTATGTAGAGATTTTAATGTTTCTTCATAAAACAATATTGCAGCAATTAAATCTTTAGAATCTGAATATGGTAATATTGATTTTTGAAACTGAATTGTACTATCAAAATATTCTACCGAAGCTTTTTCATTTGCTTCCAGCGCTTTTTTGTTTTCTTTAGTTTCTGGTATTCCTAAGCTTGACATTGTAACGTTTGGTTTAGTTGCAAAAGCAATATTTGGTAAAATATTTACAATAACCTCAATACGCTCTGTATATAAAATAAGTAAATCACCTTTAGGAATTTTTTTTAACTCATCAAGACTATGATATTTACTAATACTAACCTTACCAGTAATAAGTCTAATTTGGTTCTTTTCTTTTTGTGCATAACCGATACTCAAAATCATAAAAAAGATAACGGTAAAAAGTGTTTTTTTTGCTTTCATTGTAATGTCGTTTTCACATGTAATTACAACAAAACTATATAAATTATTGGATAAAACAACTCTATTTCCAATTTTTTTTAACTTTTTTTTATCGAACAAATGTTGTTTTTATCGGTTAAAGTGCATTTTCATTGGATTAAATGCTAATTTATAGGTTGTAAAGCGAGCTGTTGAATAATTAAGAAATTTTAAGTTAAAATTTATAAAATCTCGATTTATGGTGCTGGCAGTCAGTATACAATTGTAAAAGAAAATAGCCTTATATTTAATATTTGAGTGCGTTTTTTATGTGAATATATTATATGGTCCCCAAAAAAATCACACAATCTGTAATACTTTTATATATAAAGATGATATTAAATGTATCCTAATACTTAAAGTTATGTTAAAGTAACTGCTTTTATAAATATAACTATTGTCAGGTTTGTTTTAAAAATATAAGTTTGCCAGCCCTAATCAAAAATTTAAATGAAAAACTTAACCTTATTACTTTATTTTTTAGTAACCACTAGTTTTGCTCAAGTAGGAATAAATACTACAGCGCCAGATGAATCTTCAATTTTAGATGTAACAAGTTCTAATAAAGGAATTTTAATTCCAAGAATTAGTTTAACTTCTACAACAGATGTTACTACTATTGAAACGCCAACAGTTAGTTTACTTATATATAATACAGCATCAATTGATGATGTAACTCCTGGATATTATTTTTGGAATGGTTTAGATTGGTCGAGAATAGCTACTTCAAATAGAGAAAATAATTCGTGGAGTATTTTAGGAAATACTAATACAGATGATGCTATTAACTTTATAGGTACAAGTGATAATCAAGATTTAGTTTTTAAAAGAAACAATATTCAGGCCGGTTTTTTAAAAGAAAACAACACTGCTTTTGGAGTAAATAGCTTACCGCTTAGTAGCACAGGAACAGACAATGCTAGCTTTGGAGTTAACGCAATGTCTTCTAATAATTCAGGAAGAGAAAATACAGCCATAGGGCAAAATGCCTTAAGAGATAACCAAAATGGGACGAGTAATACTGCAGTAGGATTTAATACACTTCTTGCAAATACAGCGAGTTCAAATACAGCAATTGGATCAAGCTCCTTAGTTAATAATACTTCTGGCTCTGGAAATATAGGAGTTGGTTCTTTAACTTTAAATCAAAATACTACAGGAGGAAATAATACCGCAATAGGTATGCAGTCGCTTACAAAAAATACAACCGGAACTAATAATACTGCTAGTGGGCTTTTTGCATTGTTCGATAATACTACAGGAACACACAATACTGCAAATGGCTCAGAATCTTTAACTTTTAATACTAGTGGCGATTATAATACTGCTATTGGTACTAATGCATTATATTCTAATACATCTGGTTATAATAATACAGCAGTCGGTAGTAATGCTTTAGATAATGTTACAACGGGTCATAATAATACTGCAATTGGATATTTGGCTAAAGTCCCTTTTGGTAATGGAAGTAATCAAGTGCGTGTAGGTAATACTCTTATTGCTTATGCAGGAGTTCAAGTGGCTTGGGATGTAACTTCAGATAAACGTTGGAAAAATACCATTGAAGATTCTAATTTAGGATTAGATTTTATAAACACTTTACGTCCTGTGTCATATTTCAGAAATAATGATAAGACTAACAGAATTGAATATGGTTTTATTGCTCAAGAATTAAAACAAGCTTTACAAAGTTCTGGTGTTAAAAGTAAAAGTATCGTTTCTGAAGACAGTGAAGGTATGTTAAGTGTAAGATATAATGATTTGTTTTCTCCTATAGTTAAAGCTATACAACAGCAAAATGATGAAATTGAAACACTAAAAGCTGAAAACAAAACCTTGAAATTAAAACAGCAAGCTATTGAAAATGAACTTCTAGAAATCAAAAAACTATTATTGAATAAAAAATAACTAGCTTCAAGAATTTAATTTAAAAATTATAATAATATTAAGAAACACTTTCAATTAAAGGTCTTTAATTTGAGCTCTTATTTTTTTAATAAATAAAGAGCATATTATGACTAATAAAATGATTGGTATAGTTGGTGGTGTAGGCAGTTACGCAGGAATAGACTTAATTAAAAAGGTGTACGATTTAACCGAAGCAACTTCAGATCAAGACCATTTACCTGTGTCTATGTTATCTGTTCCTCACAAAATTATTGACAGAACAAAATATCTGTTAGGTGAAACCGAAACCAATCCTGGAATTGCAATTGCCGAAATTATTGCCTCATTAATTGCTAGTGGTTCATCAATCATTGGTATACCTTGTAATACAGCTCATGCTAAACCTATTTTAAGTTTAATTGAAAAGAGTATACCAGAATCTTGTGTTTTGGTTAATTTAATAGAAGAAGTAGGATTGCATATTTCTACAAAACATCCTGAAATTACAAAAGTTGGTGTTTTAGGTACAACAGGTACTATTTTAGCAAAAGTATATCCCGAAGTGTTATCTAAATACAATATTGAAGTTATTCAGCCATCAGAAGATATTCAAGATTTATTTGTACATCCATCAATATATGATACATCTTACGGTATAAAAGCATTTTCAAATCCCGTAAACGAAAAAGCAAAAGAAAACTTAAGTATGGCAGCAACATATTTATCAAGAAAAGGCGCCCAAGCTGTTATTTTAGGATGTACCGAAATTCCATTAGCCATCCAATACGAAAAGATTGAAGACAGTTTAATAATTGATGCTACAACAGTTTTGGCTAGTGCATTAATTAGGGAATCTAAAAAAATGGAATTAAGTAATTAAACTATTTAATATGGCTCTTTTGTTCAGAAACAGCATAAATGCCCCAATCTGCAATAGATTGCACTACAGGAATTAAAGTTTTACCAAAATCGGTTAACGAATATTCTACCTTTAAAGGTGGTTTAGAAGTGTATACCTTTCTTTTTACAATACCATCTTCTTCTAAAGTTTTTAATTGTAAACTCAATGTACGCTCTGTAACTGTTGGCATTTCTTTTCTTAATTCATTATATCGGAGTGTTTTATCAATTAAATGAAACATAATTACCGTTTTCCATTTTCCTCCAATAATTCCCATGGTTAAACTGGCACAACATGGATATTCCTTTCCTTTAAACGTATACATAATTATTTTTTAAGTATTAAATCTTTGGCTAAGATAGAATACTATACTTATTTATACAACTATACTTTTTATAGTAAATTTAACATTCAGCTGAATGTATTGATTTTGTTGGGTTTACAAACTTTTTAAGTGTAATATTTTATACTATCCTTTTTGACCGTTATTGTGAAAAATAGATACTACAATTACATTTGTACTATACTTTTTATAGTATAATTAATAATCAACTCAAAAAAACATATAATAATGAATACACCAAACATTGCACAAGAAGATATTTTAAACGCATTTAACTACAGACATGCTACTAAAGAATTTGATGCTACCAAAACATTAACTGATGAGCAAATCAATTTCATCTTAAAAACAGCGAATTTATCACCAAGTTCTTTTGGTTTTGAACCTTGGCATTTTATAGTGGTACAAGACAAAGATTTACGCGAACTTTTAAAACCTGTAGCTTGGGGAGCACCAGTAAAACTAGACACTGCAAGTCACTTTATTTTAGGTTTAGCAATGAAAGCGCCAATGGTAAAACACAATGCAGAATACATAGAACATATGATGAAAGACGTTAAGCAAATGCCAGAAGATGTTGTAGAAATGTATTCTAAATTTTACAGAGAGTTTCAAGAACGTGATTTTAACTTAGATTCAGATAAAAAATTATTCGATTGGTCATCAAAGCAAACGTATATTGCCTTAGGTAATATGATGACAGCTGCTGCTTTAACCGGAATCGATTCTTGTCCTATAGAAGGCTTTCATATTGAAGAAACTGAAGCTTTGTTAAGAGATAAGTTCGAAGTGGATACTGACAAATATGGAATTTCATTTATGGCTGCTTTTGGTTACAGAAAAGCAGATCCAGAATTCGGAAAATCAAGACGTAATTTTGAAGATATTGTAACATTTAAGTAAGCAACTCCTTCTAAAAACACAAAAAAATGAAAGCAATAGGATACAAAGAGAATTTACCAATTGAGAACGTAAAGTCTTTACAAGACATAACATTAGAAACTCCAAAAGCAACTGGAAGAGATATTCTTGTTGAAATTAAAGCGATTTCTGTAAATCCAGCAGATTACAAAGTGCGTGCAGGAATGCCAGCAGAAGGTGACAACTGGAAAGTTATTGGTTGGGATGCAACAGGTATTGTAAAAGAAGTTGGAGAAGATGTGACTCTTTTTAATGTTGGAGATGAAGTTTGGTATGCAGGAGATTTTACACGTCAAGGGAGTTATGCACAATTTCAAATTGTAGACGAGCGTATTGTTGGTAAAAAACCTTCAAGCCTATCCTATGCTGAAGCTGCTGCTTTACCGTTAACCACACTTACAGCTTACGAAATGCTGTTCGATAGGCTACAAGTTACTAAAGATGATGCTAGCAAATCCATTTTAGTTATTGGTGCTGCTGGTGGAGTTGGTTCTATCTTAGTACAATTAGCTAAAAAGCTGACAAAATTAAACATTATTGGTACTGCTTCTCGCAAAGAAACCACAGCTTGGTTAAAAGAATTGGGTGCAGATACTGTGATTAATCACAGAAATAAATTGAGCGAAGAGTTTGAAAAATACAACTTGGCTGCTCCAGAGTATGTAGTAAGTTTAAACGCTACAGAACATCATGTAGATGAAATTGTAAAACTGATTAAACCTCAAGGTAAATTCGGGTTTATTGACGATCCAAAATCGTTAAACGTCATGCCTTTTAAAGGAAAAGCAGTTTCTACACACATAGAGTTAATGTTCACACGCTCAATGTTTCAAACGGAAGATATGATAGAGCAACACCATATTTTGAACAAAGCTTCAGAATTAATTGACAACGGAACAATTAAAACTACTTTAGGTGAAAATTTCGGAACCATAAATGCTAAAAATCTTCGTAAAGCACATGCTTTCTTAGAGACAGAAAAAGCTAAAGGGAAAATTGTTTTAGAAGGATTTTAGATTTAGTAAATTTTATAAAAATGAAAAACATACTAACAGCAGCATTAACTATAATTATTTCTATAATTAGTAATACAGTTGATGCACAAGTAACAACTATAGATTCTGTAGCCACATCAAAAGTGCAACATTTTAATTTTGATGATATGGCATCGGAAACCATCGGAAAAGGCATAAAACGCAAATGGTTTCATGGTGAAAAAGGACAAATGACTATTTTTAATTTAGAAAAAGATGCGCATATTCCTTGGCATAAACATCCAAACGAACAAATTACTTACATAATGTCTGGTAAGGTTAAAATAAAAACCATTATAGATGGAAAAGAAACATTTGTAGAAGTTGGAGCAGGAGAAGTCATTGTTTTTCCTGAAAATGTACCACATGAGTTTTGGGCTTTAGAAGAAACCGTAGATTTAGATGTGCACGTTCCTGTTCGCCAGGATTGGTTGTCTAAAGAATTACCAGAGTATTTAAAGAAAACGAAAAAATAAAATTAATCAGTATTAAAACTGAAAATCAAACATCATGAAAAAAAATATTTTAATCGCATTAGCACTAATAGCAGGTATTTTTGCAACCGCGCAAACACCAACAACAGACAATATTAAGTCTATAAACGAAGTAGTAACTGTAGATACTGTAGAATGGGGCTGGTTAAATCCGTTACGAGGCGATAAAAGTCCAGCTGCAGGAAAACTTTGGGGAGACAGAACCAAAAACGAACCAGCAGGTTTTTTAGTAAAATTCAATAAAGGATTTTCTTCGCCAGCACACATTCACAACATTACGTATCGTGGTGTGGTCATTAAAGGTTTATTGCATAATGATGACGAACAAGCCGAAAAACAATGGCTACCAGCTGGATCTTATTGGCAGCAACCAGCAGGAGAAGCACATATTACTGCAGCAGATGGTGAAGAAAACATGGCTTTTTTAGACATACAGGAAGGACCATATTTAGTACAACCAACAGACGAAGCTTTTGATAATGGTGAACGACCAATTAATGTAGATAAAACCAATTTAGTATGGTTAAACGCTAATGATATAGAATGGGTTTCAGAAAAAAGTAATGTAGAAACTGCTTTTTTATGGGGAAGCCACGAAAATAATCAATTACGTGCTTCTTTAATAAAATTACCAGCTGGTTTTAAAGGAAAAATTAAAAATTTAAGTCCAAATTTTAGAGCTGTAGTTATTTCTGGAGGAATTTCACACCAGTTTTCTAAAAAAGAAGATAAAAAGGAATTAAACGCACCATCTTATTTTGGAGCAGAAGAAAATGCAACTTCCATAATTTCAGCAGAAAAAGAAACGGTTCTTTATATTAGAAGTAACGGTAATTTTGAAGTCAAGTAAAATGAAAAAGATAAGTTTACTACTAAGTTTAATCACTTCGGTTATGACAACACAAGCACAAAATACTTTAACGGAAGTAGAAACGTATGCAACCGTAGACCAAGCAGTAGGTAATATTGCTTTCACCAATGATGGCGAATTGGTTTATAGCCATCATCCATTTTTTGGACCAGAAATTAGAGTAGTAAAGTTTGACAAAAAGACAAACACAACTACACCTTTTCCAAATTTAGAATGGAACACACCACGAGACACCGACGATAATTATTTAAGTAATGTCTTAGGTATTCGTAATGATGAAAACGGCATTATTTGGATGATAGATATGGCACAGCGTAATAATGTAACGCCAAAAATTGTAGGTTGGAATACAAAAACGAATGCTTTAGAACGTATTTATTATTTACCAAAATCATCGGTTCCAAAAATTGCGCAACCTAATGATATGGTAGTCGATACCAAACATGGCTACTTTATAATTGCAGATGAAGGCATAGGAAATGGAGGAGATGGAAGTCAAGCTGCGTTTATAATTGTAGATATGAAAACGGGTAAAGCACGTCGTGTTTTAGAAGGTACACGAACAACTAAACCAGAAAACACACCAACAGTAATTAAAGGCAAACATTTAGCTGTTAACGGAAAAGATTTATTGGTTGGTAACGACGGAATTACAGCTGATAAAGATTTTGAATATATTTATTACGGTCCGTTAAACGGAACTAAAATCTACCGAATTAAAACGCTTGATTTAGTTAACGAAGCGTATACAGATGAAGATTTAGATTCTAAAATAGAAACCTATTCTAACAAACCAAATAATGGAGGAATGTCTATAGATAAAGATGGAAACATTTATTTAACTGCTTTAGAAAGCAACAGTGTTGCTGTTGTTTTGGCCAAAGATAAAAGTGTAAAAACAATGATTGCTGATGAAAATATGGTTTGGCCAGATGGTGTAAGCTATAATCATGTAGATGGTTACATGTATGTGTCAGCAGCACAGGTAAATAAAGGTGCTGTTTTTAACAATGGTAAAGATCAATCCACAAAACCATTTTACATTTTTAGATTTAAGCCTGTTGTTGACGGTGTTTCATTCAGATAATTTTAGTTGATTAATAGTTGAATCCCTAATTATTGATTAATAGCAAGAAGAAGTCACCATGTTGTGGCTTCTTCTATTTTAAATATTTAGTACCTTTAAAAAAAGATTTACATGCCAAGAACTATTATCGAAAATATCGTCATTGCGCAATACAAAGACCAAACATTTTTTGAGTTTTGTAAATACACTACTATTCGTTTTTTCGAAATTCTTTATTTTGAAAAAGGTACAGGAACCATAAAAATTAATGGTAAAACGGTAAATTACACACCAAATAGTGTGTTTGTTTTTATTCCAGATGATATTTATATCGTTAATGCAGAATCGGCTACAACTACAGTAGCTATAAAGTTTTTAAAGAGTTTTTTTAGAAAAACAAGTTCGCAAAACTCCAATCTTCCAGTAAACGATTGGTTTCGTAAAATTGAAGAAATTCTAAATAGCGAAAGTCACGAACTTCGTGAAATGCAATTTGAAACCGATGCAGACAGATCACATTTAGTATCCTTAATTAATATGGTGGCTACCGAATATTTAAACAAACAATCTTTCGATATTTTTATTATTGAAAATTCATTGTCTGTAATCCTTCATTTAATTGCCAGAAATATTCAGTTCATAAATACTTCAGATTCGGTAAAGGAAGTAAAGTCTTCAAAAATTCAACAAATCATCAATTATATTCATTCTAATATTTATAATTCCGAAGTATTATCTACCAAAAGTTTAGCTGAAGAATTTCATATGGCAGATAATTACATCAGCGAATATTTTAAAAAACATACCGATGTGTCGTTAAAAAAATACATCATTAATTATAAATTAAAATTAGTAGAAACAAGGTTGA from Lacinutrix sp. 5H-3-7-4 includes the following:
- a CDS encoding gliding motility-associated C-terminal domain-containing protein is translated as MYIKKTKYHLYCLLCFFILIAQEKANSQIVIGAPNLGFSQACASENFNNYSTSFVFSPENGLDSSNQFLIELSNENGDFSNATTIYTSTAGSVTTSPATLNFSIPTTTGGENYRIRIKSTAPVATSSSSASFAAYYKLQDAPFTINNLVSTGAYCTGGSYLLSIDNPGTGNNNSPLNYPSLTYSWYRETSPTTSVFVSNGATLSVNQEGTYFVETDYGSCTSNSFSNRVTISEVTSGETNAGISSSLSNPFCPDQGPTVLSTINGNSYQWFKNGTSIPEATSQMYETTESGIYAVQVDLGECSVSGEIDLISELFEASINVEETNTIEEEQTLNVIITATANNPQFEWFLNNSLIPEATGNSFNASNFGNYTVIITETAGCEGSREFTFEINEAFDPFPDVEKIPNLISPNGDTINDTWTLPTKYVTGTNTRVLIMDNRGKIVFQTNDYLNNWPENDLELTSVNQVFYYIITTQDNEVKKGSITIIK
- a CDS encoding helix-turn-helix domain-containing protein; amino-acid sequence: MYTFKGKEYPCCASLTMGIIGGKWKTVIMFHLIDKTLRYNELRKEMPTVTERTLSLQLKTLEEDGIVKRKVYTSKPPLKVEYSLTDFGKTLIPVVQSIADWGIYAVSEQKSHIK
- a CDS encoding aspartate/glutamate racemase family protein, whose amino-acid sequence is MTNKMIGIVGGVGSYAGIDLIKKVYDLTEATSDQDHLPVSMLSVPHKIIDRTKYLLGETETNPGIAIAEIIASLIASGSSIIGIPCNTAHAKPILSLIEKSIPESCVLVNLIEEVGLHISTKHPEITKVGVLGTTGTILAKVYPEVLSKYNIEVIQPSEDIQDLFVHPSIYDTSYGIKAFSNPVNEKAKENLSMAATYLSRKGAQAVILGCTEIPLAIQYEKIEDSLIIDATTVLASALIRESKKMELSN
- a CDS encoding zinc-binding alcohol dehydrogenase family protein translates to MKAIGYKENLPIENVKSLQDITLETPKATGRDILVEIKAISVNPADYKVRAGMPAEGDNWKVIGWDATGIVKEVGEDVTLFNVGDEVWYAGDFTRQGSYAQFQIVDERIVGKKPSSLSYAEAAALPLTTLTAYEMLFDRLQVTKDDASKSILVIGAAGGVGSILVQLAKKLTKLNIIGTASRKETTAWLKELGADTVINHRNKLSEEFEKYNLAAPEYVVSLNATEHHVDEIVKLIKPQGKFGFIDDPKSLNVMPFKGKAVSTHIELMFTRSMFQTEDMIEQHHILNKASELIDNGTIKTTLGENFGTINAKNLRKAHAFLETEKAKGKIVLEGF
- a CDS encoding cupin domain-containing protein encodes the protein MKNILTAALTIIISIISNTVDAQVTTIDSVATSKVQHFNFDDMASETIGKGIKRKWFHGEKGQMTIFNLEKDAHIPWHKHPNEQITYIMSGKVKIKTIIDGKETFVEVGAGEVIVFPENVPHEFWALEETVDLDVHVPVRQDWLSKELPEYLKKTKK
- a CDS encoding tail fiber domain-containing protein; its protein translation is MKNLTLLLYFLVTTSFAQVGINTTAPDESSILDVTSSNKGILIPRISLTSTTDVTTIETPTVSLLIYNTASIDDVTPGYYFWNGLDWSRIATSNRENNSWSILGNTNTDDAINFIGTSDNQDLVFKRNNIQAGFLKENNTAFGVNSLPLSSTGTDNASFGVNAMSSNNSGRENTAIGQNALRDNQNGTSNTAVGFNTLLANTASSNTAIGSSSLVNNTSGSGNIGVGSLTLNQNTTGGNNTAIGMQSLTKNTTGTNNTASGLFALFDNTTGTHNTANGSESLTFNTSGDYNTAIGTNALYSNTSGYNNTAVGSNALDNVTTGHNNTAIGYLAKVPFGNGSNQVRVGNTLIAYAGVQVAWDVTSDKRWKNTIEDSNLGLDFINTLRPVSYFRNNDKTNRIEYGFIAQELKQALQSSGVKSKSIVSEDSEGMLSVRYNDLFSPIVKAIQQQNDEIETLKAENKTLKLKQQAIENELLEIKKLLLNKK
- a CDS encoding NAD(P)H-dependent oxidoreductase; the protein is MNTPNIAQEDILNAFNYRHATKEFDATKTLTDEQINFILKTANLSPSSFGFEPWHFIVVQDKDLRELLKPVAWGAPVKLDTASHFILGLAMKAPMVKHNAEYIEHMMKDVKQMPEDVVEMYSKFYREFQERDFNLDSDKKLFDWSSKQTYIALGNMMTAAALTGIDSCPIEGFHIEETEALLRDKFEVDTDKYGISFMAAFGYRKADPEFGKSRRNFEDIVTFK
- a CDS encoding DUF4437 domain-containing protein; protein product: MKKNILIALALIAGIFATAQTPTTDNIKSINEVVTVDTVEWGWLNPLRGDKSPAAGKLWGDRTKNEPAGFLVKFNKGFSSPAHIHNITYRGVVIKGLLHNDDEQAEKQWLPAGSYWQQPAGEAHITAADGEENMAFLDIQEGPYLVQPTDEAFDNGERPINVDKTNLVWLNANDIEWVSEKSNVETAFLWGSHENNQLRASLIKLPAGFKGKIKNLSPNFRAVVISGGISHQFSKKEDKKELNAPSYFGAEENATSIISAEKETVLYIRSNGNFEVK